One stretch of Danio rerio strain Tuebingen ecotype United States chromosome 6, GRCz12tu, whole genome shotgun sequence DNA includes these proteins:
- the LOC137490187 gene encoding uncharacterized protein produces MSILCSTATAMANSSTETQPNTMKNSLRAFFRNIWLAVQNANQSGSRGSKVSPFQPPSETEPAAPQPGPSTDDPQPALSSFESLAVDDQTDPQSCLSSFEPQAVDDQTDLQLSPSSNKPANFEGNPSIGEPAKETQPKRKKNSLHAFFKRKWLSVQKSNQRQRRGNKVSPFQPPSDTEPVGPQPGPSNHKSTAVEDQTDLQPALSSFEPLAVDDRTDPQLGLSSLESLAVDDQTGIQPALFSLEPLAVDDRTDPQLGPSSLESLAVDDQTGIQSALSSFEPLAVDDRTDLQLGLSSFESPAVDDEAGIQSALSSFEPLAVDDRTDLQLGLSSFESLAVNDQTDPQPGPSSNKPPNCEENPEPAEEKDSAALETNPPVPESNSSTRPKDSLYPEPSPPSPQSDKPVSQAGGQQDLNDQTESPEDWLRTFSLPGPSTLPFSQVYKVRDELGEGGFGVVFKGIDKFTRQQVAIKFVKKTMLDRYITVPGVSKPLPIEVALNLQLNQAPLSPYIVHMIDWFDEKDRYILIMEYPQPCENLLKFITRKIKLSESLARGLLYQVVLGAKHCLDRGVFHQDFKLNNFLINKETHQVKVIDFGCGDFIKGVNQEGFTGGCCPPEDAVALNVAEPETVWSLAFVLYRAVCNGYPFETYADMKYGHPTFKSGISREFQDLITRCLIQDPAKRSTIEEMLQHEWFHQGQQHLRN; encoded by the exons ATGTCGATATTGTGTTCTACTGCAACAGCAATGGCTAACAGCTCAACAG aaacacAACCAAACACTATGAAGAACAGCCTTCGTGCATTCTTCAGGAATATATGGCTGGCTGTACAAAACGCCAATCAGTCCGGAAGTCGAGGCAGTAAAGTGTCTCCTTTTCAGCCTCCGTCTGAGACAGAACCAGCGGCTCCACAGCCAGGCCCATCAACAGATGATCCTCAGCCTGCTCTGTCCAGCTTTGAGTCTCTGGCTGTAGACGATCAGACTGATCCTCAGTCTTGTCTGTCCAGCTTTGAGCCTCAGGCTGTAGACGATCAGACTGATCTCCAGCTTAGTCCATCCAGCAACAAGCCAGCAAACTTTGAAGGAAATCCATCCATTGGAGAACCAGCTAAAG AAACTCAACCAAAAAGAAAGAAGAACAGCCTTCATGCATTCTTCAAAAGGAAATGGCTGTCTGTACAAAAAAGCAATCAGCGTCAACGTCGAGGCAATAAAGTGTCTCCTTTTCAGCCTCCGTCTGACACAGAACCAGTGGGTCCACAGCCAGGCCCATCTAACCACAAGTCAACAGCTGTAGAAGATCAGACTGATCTTCAGCCTGCTCTGTCCAGCTTTGAGCCTCTAGCTGTAGACGATCGAACTGATCCTCAACTTGGTCTGTCCAGCCTTGAGTCTCTGGCTGTAGACGATCAGACTGGCATTCAGCCTGCTCTGTTCAGCTTGGAGCCTCTAGCTGTAGATGATCGAACTGATCCTCAACTTGGTCCGTCCAGCCTTGAGTCTCTGGCTGTAGATGATCAGACAGGCATTCAGTCTGCTCTGTCCAGCTTTGAGCCTCTGGCTGTAGACGATCGAACTGATCTTCAGCTTGGTCTGTCCAGCTTTGAGTCTCCTGCTGTAGATGATGAGGCTGGCATTCAGTCTGCTCTGTCCAGCTTTGAGCCTCTGGCTGTGGACGATCGAACTGATCTTCAGCTTGGTCTGTCCAGCTTTGAGTCTCTGGCTGTAAACGATCAGACTGATCCTCAGCCTGGTCCATCCAGCAACAAACCACCAAACTGTGAAGAAAATCCTGAGCCAGCTGAAG AAAAAGATTCAGCTGCTCTTGAGACAAATCCACCTGTTCCGGAGTCAAATTCATCAACTCGTCCAAAAGATTCACTCTACCCTGAGCCAAGTCCACCTTCTCCTCAGTCAGATAAACCCGTTTCCCAGGCAGGAGGTCAGCAGGATCTGAATGATCAAACAGAGTCTCCAGAAGACTGGTTAAGAACCTTCTCATTGCCGGGTCCATCTACTC TTCCGTTTTCTCAAGTTTACAAAGTGAGAGATGAGCTTGGAGAAGGAGGCTTCGGTGTTGTGTTTAAGGGGATCGATAAATTTACTCGACAACAG GTTGCCATCAAGTTCGTGAAGAAGACAATGTTGGACCGGTATATCACAGTT CCTGGGGTTTCCAAACCACTGCCTATAGAGGTGGCCCTAAACCTGCAGCTGAATCAAGCTCCATTAAGCCCCTACATTGTGCACATGATCGACTGGTTTGATGAGAAAGATCGGTACATCCTCATCATGGAGTATCCGCAACCCTGCGAGAACTTGCTCAAGTTTATCACTCGCAAAATCAAACTGAGTGAATCTCTGGCACGAGGCCTGTTGTACCAAGTGGTGCTCGGAGCCAAGCACTGTCTTGACAGAGGTGTCTTCCATCAAGACTTCAAGTTAAACAACTTTCTGATCAACAAAGAGACACACCAAGTCAAGGTGATAGACTTTGGCTGTGGGGATTTCATCAAAGGTGTCAATCAGGAAGGATTTACTG GAGGATGCTGCCCACCAGAGGATGCTGTGGCCTTGAATGTAGCAGAGCCAGAAACGGTGTGGTCTCTGGCCTTTGTGCTGTACAGAGCGGTCTGCAATGGTTATCCCTTTGAAACCTATGCAGATATGAAATATGGCCATCCAACATTTAAATCTGGCATATCCAGAG AGTTCCAGGATTTGATCACACGGTGCCTGATACAAGATCCAGCCAAGAGATCCACTATAGAAGAGATGTTACAACACGAGTGGTTTCATCAGGGACAACAGCACCTCAGAAATTAG